Proteins encoded by one window of Chryseobacterium sp. POL2:
- a CDS encoding nucleoside deaminase: MFTDEYFMKMAFQEAQNALDRDEVPIGCIIVSNDRIIARSHNLTEALNDVTAHAEMQAITSAASFLGGKYLQNCTLYVTIEPCVMCAGALTWAQISKVVIGARDERRGYINKGLSLHPKTEVVTGVLEQECSQIVKDFFKSKR; the protein is encoded by the coding sequence ATGTTCACAGACGAATATTTTATGAAGATGGCTTTTCAAGAGGCGCAAAATGCTCTGGACAGAGATGAGGTGCCTATTGGCTGTATCATTGTTTCCAACGACAGAATTATCGCTCGTTCGCATAATTTGACAGAAGCGCTGAATGATGTTACAGCGCATGCCGAAATGCAGGCGATAACCTCGGCAGCGAGTTTTCTTGGTGGAAAGTATCTTCAAAACTGTACACTTTATGTGACGATAGAGCCTTGTGTGATGTGTGCTGGCGCGTTGACTTGGGCTCAGATTTCCAAAGTTGTTATCGGCGCACGCGATGAGCGTCGCGGTTATATCAACAAAGGTTTATCCTTACATCCCAAAACGGAGGTTGTAACAGGTGTTTTAGAACAAGAGTGTTCGCAGATTGTCAAAGATTTTTTTAAATCGAAACGATGA
- a CDS encoding type III pantothenate kinase — protein MNSIVINIGNTNIRFGLFDDDNCDISWVINTKPYRTRDEMYAQFLMLYQTYKIEPEKIDKIIIGSVVPQLTLDISSAVEKIHGKKPILVDRKTPSGLQAKSKQMGTDIYANLVAAHNLYPNRKKIVLDFGTALTASCVAENGETIGVIIAPGIITSLNSLINQTAQLPEIELKKPKSVLGLDTVTCMQSGMVYGFLGMVEGFIDRINDEVNDDCFVVATGGVSHIYKPLTEKIHIADRLHTLKGLYFLGKDL, from the coding sequence ATGAATTCAATTGTAATAAATATTGGAAATACCAACATCCGATTTGGATTATTTGATGATGATAACTGCGATATTTCTTGGGTAATTAATACCAAGCCTTATCGCACCAGAGATGAGATGTACGCCCAATTTTTGATGTTGTATCAGACTTATAAAATTGAACCTGAAAAGATCGACAAAATCATCATTGGCTCTGTGGTTCCACAATTGACTTTGGACATTTCTAGTGCTGTTGAAAAAATACACGGAAAGAAGCCTATTTTGGTAGATCGCAAAACGCCTTCTGGCTTGCAGGCAAAATCAAAACAAATGGGAACAGATATCTACGCCAACCTTGTTGCAGCGCATAATCTTTATCCTAACAGAAAAAAAATCGTTTTGGATTTTGGTACAGCTTTGACAGCGAGTTGCGTTGCCGAAAACGGAGAAACCATTGGTGTTATCATTGCGCCCGGCATTATAACCTCACTCAATTCTTTAATTAATCAAACCGCTCAACTTCCAGAAATAGAACTTAAAAAACCAAAATCTGTTCTTGGACTCGATACAGTTACTTGTATGCAAAGTGGTATGGTGTATGGCTTTTTAGGAATGGTAGAAGGTTTTATTGACCGTATCAATGACGAAGTTAACGACGATTGTTTTGTGGTAGCCACAGGCGGCGTGAGCCACATCTACAAACCTCTGACGGAAAAAATACATATTGCAGATCGACTTCATACACTTAAAGGTTTATATTTCCTCGGAAAAGATTTATAA
- a CDS encoding M1 family metallopeptidase, protein MKKLNLTFFFILCSLLLSAQKEAYYQQYAKYKMDIDVDATNFTYQGKQTLQYTNNSPDDLDVVYFHLYWNAFKPGSMMDQRVQNQGSNADGRLSAKTANGVVSRLAGIPQNEEGRQNIHWIKLNGKDLKFEIQETIMKVYLPEKIKSKTTATFTMEWDANIPMQIRRAGRNNREGVDMTMTQWYPKIAEYDYDGWATFDYIGREFHAPFSDFDINIKIDKDYIIGAGGTLENPNEVKAYVSNPSLKPDTNNKVTWRWTAKNMLDFAWAADRDYIVDSFPILDGPKIYLVYQKSEKTKYWEESKPYITKFFQIMNNKFGRYKWPSYSFVQGGDGGMEYGMTTMILGEAKSLQGLCGLMFHEGAHSWFQQMLATNESEKPWLDEGFTSYAENFVMNQLFPPKSPQPNPFVESISRYADFVKTGKEEPAVWFADHHDNGTAYSYASYVKGELFLVQLGYIMGEDNLNKVMLRYYDEWAMKHPTERDFMHIAQQVSGMDLKWFYNYWINTTKTIDYAIKNVKYDTNSTTITLVNKGTMPMPIDFSILTKDKKIVNYNIPLNMTHTWKKADIYGPIQSLNYWPWTQQEYTFTIPFGKSQIAALGIDFSQRLADINPEDNYLEVK, encoded by the coding sequence ATGAAAAAACTGAATCTAACATTCTTTTTTATCCTTTGTTCGCTTCTGCTTTCGGCACAAAAAGAAGCTTATTATCAGCAATATGCGAAGTACAAAATGGACATCGATGTGGACGCCACCAACTTCACATACCAAGGAAAACAAACTTTACAATACACCAACAATTCGCCAGATGATCTGGATGTGGTGTATTTTCACTTATATTGGAATGCCTTCAAACCTGGATCGATGATGGACCAACGTGTCCAAAATCAAGGATCAAATGCCGATGGCAGACTTTCTGCAAAAACTGCTAATGGTGTTGTAAGCCGTTTGGCGGGTATTCCGCAAAATGAAGAAGGTCGTCAAAATATCCATTGGATTAAACTAAATGGCAAAGATTTGAAATTCGAAATTCAGGAAACGATTATGAAAGTTTATCTTCCTGAAAAGATTAAATCTAAAACAACTGCGACTTTCACGATGGAATGGGATGCGAATATCCCAATGCAAATTCGTAGAGCTGGGCGCAACAACCGTGAAGGTGTGGACATGACCATGACACAATGGTACCCAAAAATCGCAGAATACGACTATGACGGTTGGGCAACTTTTGATTATATAGGAAGAGAATTCCATGCACCGTTTTCTGATTTTGATATTAATATTAAAATTGATAAAGACTACATCATCGGCGCGGGAGGAACCTTAGAAAACCCTAATGAGGTTAAAGCTTATGTGAGCAATCCTTCTTTAAAACCAGATACCAACAACAAAGTGACGTGGCGATGGACTGCGAAAAACATGTTGGATTTCGCGTGGGCAGCGGACAGAGATTATATTGTTGACAGTTTCCCGATTTTGGATGGTCCAAAAATATATTTGGTGTATCAAAAATCTGAAAAAACTAAATACTGGGAGGAATCAAAACCTTACATTACCAAATTTTTCCAAATTATGAACAACAAATTTGGTCGCTACAAATGGCCTTCTTATTCCTTCGTACAAGGCGGCGATGGCGGCATGGAATATGGGATGACTACCATGATTTTGGGCGAGGCTAAATCTCTGCAAGGTCTTTGTGGGCTGATGTTTCATGAGGGCGCACACTCTTGGTTCCAACAGATGTTAGCAACTAACGAAAGCGAAAAACCTTGGCTAGACGAAGGTTTTACAAGTTATGCCGAGAATTTTGTAATGAACCAATTATTCCCTCCAAAATCGCCTCAGCCTAATCCTTTCGTTGAAAGTATTTCGCGTTATGCTGACTTTGTAAAAACAGGAAAGGAAGAACCTGCCGTTTGGTTCGCAGACCATCATGACAATGGCACAGCTTACTCCTACGCATCTTATGTAAAAGGTGAATTATTTTTGGTACAATTAGGATACATCATGGGAGAAGATAATCTTAACAAAGTGATGCTTCGCTATTATGACGAGTGGGCAATGAAACATCCTACAGAGCGTGATTTTATGCATATTGCTCAACAAGTTTCTGGTATGGATCTTAAATGGTTTTACAACTATTGGATCAACACAACTAAAACAATAGATTACGCCATTAAAAACGTAAAATACGATACAAACAGCACAACGATTACTTTGGTTAACAAAGGGACGATGCCAATGCCTATCGATTTCAGTATTTTAACAAAGGATAAAAAAATTGTTAATTATAACATTCCGTTGAATATGACGCATACTTGGAAAAAAGCTGATATCTACGGACCTATCCAAAGTTTGAACTATTGGCCTTGGACACAGCAGGAATATACTTTCACAATTCCTTTTGGAAAATCTCAAATTGCTGCATTAGGTATAGATTTCAGTCAACGTTTGGCAGACATCAATCCAGAAGACAATTATCTGGAGGTTAAATAA
- a CDS encoding outer membrane beta-barrel protein encodes MKKLITAMAMFASVAAFSQITFGARANLLFNTSSAKWSDFKNTVSDLAESKGKSNTGFNFGLSAKINLPVTSLYVMPEIYYTTIKNTVEFTDAGKSVELEAKNERIDIPVLLGYNLMGETLSAFVGPVFSYNMSKDNKFQNFTESETKDFGVGYQFGANVTLKKFVINARYEGAFSKDERKFINTVAGSEAEINYDNRPSFFILGLGYNF; translated from the coding sequence ATGAAAAAATTAATCACCGCGATGGCAATGTTTGCAAGTGTAGCAGCATTCTCGCAAATCACATTCGGAGCAAGAGCTAACCTATTATTCAACACATCATCTGCAAAATGGTCAGATTTTAAAAACACGGTTTCAGACTTAGCAGAATCAAAAGGTAAAAGCAATACTGGTTTTAACTTCGGTTTGTCAGCAAAAATCAATCTTCCAGTAACATCTTTGTATGTTATGCCAGAGATCTATTACACGACAATCAAAAATACGGTAGAATTTACAGATGCTGGAAAATCTGTGGAATTGGAAGCGAAAAACGAAAGAATCGACATTCCTGTTTTGCTAGGTTACAACCTAATGGGCGAAACATTGAGTGCTTTTGTAGGCCCCGTTTTCAGTTACAACATGTCAAAAGATAACAAGTTCCAAAACTTTACAGAATCAGAAACTAAAGATTTCGGTGTTGGTTATCAATTTGGAGCAAATGTAACGCTTAAGAAATTCGTTATCAATGCAAGATACGAAGGCGCGTTCTCGAAAGATGAAAGAAAATTCATCAACACTGTTGCTGGTAGCGAAGCAGAAATTAATTACGATAACAGACCTAGCTTCTTTATTCTAGGTTTAGGTTACAATTTCTAA
- a CDS encoding ABC transporter ATP-binding protein, translating to MIEVKDLKKSFDGTEVLKGISANFETGKVNLIIGQSGSGKTVFLKSLLNVYQPTSGSILFDGRDIAEMTRDDRQTLRAEIGTVFQGSALFDSMTVEENIQFPLDMFTNMTFREKKRKVIEVIGRVNLQNANRKFPSEISGGMQKRVAIARAIVNNPKYLFCDEPNSGLDPYTSNVIDDLLMEITKEYNTTTIINTHDMNSVMTIGEKILYLRLGVKEWEGNKDQLSTAKNKNLIDFVYSSELFKQLRQFMLESDQTSLT from the coding sequence ATGATAGAAGTTAAAGATTTAAAAAAGAGCTTCGATGGGACAGAAGTTCTGAAAGGCATTTCAGCAAATTTTGAAACAGGAAAAGTTAACTTAATCATTGGACAAAGTGGTTCTGGAAAAACTGTTTTTCTAAAAAGTCTTCTCAATGTTTATCAACCAACAAGCGGATCTATATTATTCGATGGTAGAGATATTGCCGAAATGACACGCGACGACAGACAAACTTTGCGTGCAGAAATCGGAACTGTTTTCCAGGGAAGTGCACTATTCGACTCGATGACGGTTGAAGAAAACATTCAGTTTCCTTTGGATATGTTTACCAACATGACATTCCGAGAGAAAAAGAGAAAAGTAATAGAAGTTATTGGTCGTGTTAATTTGCAAAATGCTAACAGAAAATTCCCTTCCGAAATTTCTGGTGGTATGCAAAAACGTGTTGCCATCGCCAGAGCTATCGTTAACAATCCTAAGTATCTTTTTTGTGATGAGCCTAACTCAGGACTCGATCCTTATACATCAAATGTTATTGATGATCTTTTGATGGAAATTACAAAAGAATATAACACGACAACCATCATTAACACCCACGACATGAACTCGGTAATGACAATTGGCGAAAAAATATTGTATCTTCGCCTAGGTGTCAAAGAGTGGGAAGGTAACAAAGACCAACTCTCGACGGCAAAAAATAAAAACCTTATTGACTTCGTTTATTCATCAGAACTATTCAAGCAATTAAGACAGTTTATGTTGGAAAGTGACCAAACAAGCTTAACGTAA
- a CDS encoding MlaE family ABC transporter permease — MFKRLFKAIGEYVLLLGKVISKPQKTQVFMKLLMREIYDLGVNSFGLVLFTSFFVGAVVAIQMFNNFSASSFPIPLSFIGYATKVVLILEFSPTIISVILAGKVGSYIASSIGTMRVTEQIDALDIMGVNSPNFLILPKIFASVIFNPLLIAISIVVGIWGGHIAGIATKNWTEADYITGIQMYMPSFFIWYAFLKTAVFAFLIATIPAYFGYNVKGGSLEVGRASTQAVVWTIVSIIIADLLLTQMLLS, encoded by the coding sequence ATGTTTAAAAGATTATTTAAGGCAATAGGCGAATATGTTCTCTTATTAGGAAAAGTAATTAGCAAACCGCAAAAAACGCAGGTTTTCATGAAGCTACTCATGAGAGAGATCTACGACCTAGGCGTTAATTCGTTTGGATTGGTACTGTTCACTTCGTTCTTTGTAGGAGCGGTAGTTGCTATACAGATGTTCAACAACTTCTCGGCTTCCAGCTTTCCTATTCCTTTATCTTTTATTGGATACGCAACAAAAGTTGTTTTAATTTTAGAATTTTCCCCAACTATTATCTCGGTAATCCTTGCTGGAAAAGTAGGTTCTTACATTGCATCAAGTATAGGAACCATGCGTGTTACCGAACAAATTGATGCTTTGGATATTATGGGTGTTAATTCTCCTAATTTTTTAATTCTTCCAAAAATTTTTGCAAGTGTTATTTTCAATCCACTTCTTATTGCAATTAGTATAGTTGTGGGTATTTGGGGTGGTCATATTGCTGGTATCGCTACGAAAAACTGGACAGAAGCAGATTATATTACAGGAATCCAGATGTATATGCCTTCCTTTTTCATTTGGTATGCTTTTCTGAAAACCGCAGTTTTTGCATTCCTTATTGCGACCATTCCCGCATATTTTGGCTATAATGTAAAAGGCGGCTCTTTGGAAGTTGGGCGCGCCAGTACGCAGGCTGTAGTCTGGACGATTGTATCCATTATTATCGCCGATTTATTATTAACCCAAATGCTCTTAAGCTAA
- a CDS encoding exopolysaccharide biosynthesis polyprenyl glycosylphosphotransferase, producing the protein MQKLRYSRYFKSIMILLDMILVGSIFVIFYYRNFEWKYDSNEIEQNLLSIALLCFFWILLSGRTKLYHVPRSLTFTNYLERIIVHIFIFFLGVILLGKVSNNDFLKTERFYLAGFMLLVMIPFKSLIFSLLKYIRTLGKNHRNIMFIGENTSTEILREIIKTRPDYGYKIYEYPTSEIDIEKLITFWKKEGIHTIFIPSENCINPELERKIFHEAEANKVIISLVPNIVQNNFFEYDINYIVTLPVLTPTKYPLDYFTNAILKRAFDLLFSVVILVGICSWLFPIIAILIKIDSKGPVFFKQKRYGFHEQVFNCWKFRTMVNNSDSTTKTTEVGDKRITKLGKFLRKSSIDELPQFINVFKGEMSVIGPRPHMLLVDEFYKPKISRYAIRSQVKPGITGLAQVNGLRGDDGDMNIKMKKRALADAFYVKNWSFSLDFVIILKTIYLVIVGDKNAR; encoded by the coding sequence ATGCAAAAACTTCGATACTCTCGATACTTCAAAAGCATAATGATTCTGCTGGATATGATTCTTGTAGGATCTATTTTTGTAATCTTTTATTATCGGAATTTTGAGTGGAAATACGACTCTAATGAAATTGAGCAGAATCTGCTTTCAATAGCTTTGTTGTGCTTTTTTTGGATTTTATTAAGCGGCAGAACCAAACTGTACCATGTCCCAAGAAGCTTAACTTTCACCAATTATCTGGAGCGCATCATTGTCCATATTTTCATTTTCTTTTTGGGCGTCATACTTCTGGGAAAAGTTAGTAACAACGATTTCTTAAAAACCGAACGATTCTACCTTGCAGGATTCATGTTGTTGGTGATGATTCCTTTTAAAAGTTTGATTTTTTCACTTTTAAAATACATCCGAACCTTAGGAAAAAACCACCGTAACATAATGTTCATCGGCGAAAATACTTCAACAGAAATCCTTAGAGAAATCATCAAAACACGTCCAGATTATGGTTATAAAATTTATGAATATCCAACCTCAGAGATAGATATTGAAAAACTGATTACTTTTTGGAAAAAGGAAGGAATCCATACTATTTTTATCCCATCAGAAAATTGCATAAATCCAGAACTGGAGCGTAAAATTTTCCATGAAGCAGAAGCTAATAAAGTCATCATTTCTTTAGTACCCAACATCGTTCAGAATAATTTTTTCGAATACGATATTAATTATATTGTTACCCTTCCAGTTTTAACACCAACTAAATATCCTCTGGATTATTTCACAAATGCGATATTAAAACGCGCTTTTGACTTGTTATTTTCCGTTGTTATCTTGGTTGGAATTTGTTCATGGTTATTTCCAATTATTGCCATTTTAATTAAAATCGACAGCAAAGGCCCTGTTTTTTTTAAGCAAAAAAGATATGGTTTTCATGAGCAGGTTTTCAATTGTTGGAAATTCCGAACCATGGTTAACAATAGTGATTCTACGACAAAAACCACAGAAGTTGGCGATAAAAGAATCACCAAACTCGGAAAATTTCTAAGAAAATCCAGCATAGACGAGTTGCCTCAGTTTATCAATGTTTTTAAAGGAGAAATGTCTGTCATCGGACCGCGTCCACACATGCTTTTGGTCGATGAGTTTTATAAACCAAAAATCAGCCGCTATGCGATAAGAAGTCAGGTAAAACCAGGTATTACGGGGCTTGCGCAGGTAAATGGTCTGCGTGGTGACGACGGCGATATGAATATCAAAATGAAGAAAAGGGCGCTTGCCGACGCATTTTATGTCAAAAATTGGAGTTTTAGCTTGGATTTTGTAATCATTCTCAAAACCATATACTTGGTAATTGTTGGCGATAAAAATGCACGATAA
- a CDS encoding 7-carboxy-7-deazaguanine synthase QueE, whose product MTKEQEDLLLKEGKMLPVMEHFYTIQGEGFHAGKAAYFIRLGGCDVGCHWCDVKESWDPTLHPLMSTEEIAKTAAKYCNTIVLTGGEPLMWNLEILTSKLKSLGCTIHIETSGAYPMSGQLDWITLSPKKTGLPLDEIYKVAHELKVIIFNNNDFKFAEEQAAKVNNNCELFLQSEWSKRDTNYQKITDFILKNPNWRSSIQTHKYLNIP is encoded by the coding sequence ATGACTAAAGAACAAGAAGATTTATTACTAAAAGAAGGAAAAATGCTCCCTGTGATGGAGCATTTTTACACCATTCAGGGTGAAGGATTTCATGCTGGAAAAGCTGCATATTTTATAAGGCTAGGAGGTTGCGACGTAGGCTGCCATTGGTGCGATGTTAAAGAAAGTTGGGACCCGACGCTGCATCCATTGATGTCGACAGAAGAAATTGCTAAAACTGCCGCCAAATATTGTAACACAATTGTATTAACTGGTGGCGAACCGCTTATGTGGAATTTAGAAATTTTAACATCAAAACTAAAATCGCTAGGCTGCACAATCCATATCGAAACATCAGGCGCATATCCAATGTCTGGACAATTGGATTGGATTACACTTTCCCCAAAGAAAACAGGCTTACCATTAGACGAAATTTACAAAGTCGCTCACGAACTTAAAGTGATTATTTTTAATAATAATGATTTCAAATTTGCGGAAGAACAAGCTGCAAAAGTTAACAATAATTGTGAATTATTCTTACAAAGCGAATGGAGCAAAAGAGATACTAATTATCAGAAAATCACAGACTTTATTCTAAAAAATCCAAATTGGCGCTCATCAATTCAAACACATAAATACTTAAATATTCCTTAA
- a CDS encoding bifunctional 5,10-methylenetetrahydrofolate dehydrogenase/5,10-methenyltetrahydrofolate cyclohydrolase: MAQILDGLKVSKEIKNEIREEVERILANNRRPPHLVAILVGNNGASKAYVNSKVKDCEEVGFTSGLIKFPSTVSEAELLEKIDELNKSKKVDGFIVQLPLPKQIDQEKIIMAIDPRKDVDGFHPENFGKMALEMDTFLPATPFGILTLLERYNIETKAKNCVIIGRSRIVGKPMSILMGRKDFPGNSTVTLTHSYTEHIEEYTKKADIVITALGDPNFLKGDMIKDGAVIIDVGITRVDDNSEKGYHLAGDVDFESCAEKASWITPVPGGVGPMTRAMLMKNTIIAYKTSVYND, from the coding sequence ATGGCGCAAATCCTAGATGGACTAAAAGTCTCGAAAGAAATCAAAAATGAAATTCGTGAGGAAGTTGAAAGAATCCTTGCGAACAACAGACGCCCACCACATTTGGTTGCAATTCTTGTGGGGAACAATGGTGCGAGCAAAGCTTATGTTAACAGCAAAGTTAAAGATTGTGAGGAAGTTGGCTTTACTTCTGGTTTAATCAAATTTCCAAGCACAGTTTCGGAAGCAGAACTACTAGAAAAAATAGACGAGCTTAACAAATCAAAAAAAGTAGATGGCTTCATCGTACAACTGCCTCTTCCTAAACAAATCGACCAAGAAAAAATTATCATGGCGATTGACCCCAGAAAGGATGTAGATGGTTTTCATCCTGAAAACTTCGGCAAAATGGCTTTAGAAATGGACACCTTTTTGCCCGCGACCCCTTTCGGAATTTTGACTCTGTTGGAACGTTACAATATTGAAACAAAAGCAAAAAACTGTGTAATTATCGGCAGAAGCCGTATCGTAGGAAAACCCATGAGTATCTTGATGGGGCGCAAGGATTTCCCTGGCAACTCAACAGTTACATTAACACATTCCTATACAGAACATATCGAAGAATATACAAAAAAAGCAGACATCGTCATCACCGCTTTGGGAGATCCTAACTTTTTGAAAGGCGACATGATCAAAGATGGTGCTGTTATCATTGACGTAGGTATCACTCGAGTGGATGACAACTCAGAAAAAGGTTACCACCTTGCCGGTGATGTTGATTTTGAAAGTTGTGCCGAAAAAGCAAGCTGGATAACTCCCGTGCCAGGCGGCGTTGGCCCAATGACAAGAGCGATGTTAATGAAAAACACGATTATCGCTTACAAAACTTCAGTTTATAATGACTAA
- a CDS encoding class I SAM-dependent methyltransferase: protein MIKRNLFYKLSPRYRFIARKLYYAPIDFLEGISGKREKYIPKKGDIYTGPGDFKKIGEQHLYLLQKYAQLQPTDRILDIGSGMGRTAVPLTKFLTKGAKYEGFDVVEKGVNWCNKTIKSDFPNFNFKFIPLNNDLYNEHKDTADKFVFPYDNNSFEKAFLFSVFTHMRVEEIKNYIFEIERVLTSGGRCLATFFIYDKKDDLSNFPGFKFPYEKDGYRLLDEKVQGANIALEYSFLEKIITDAGLELEHYIMGFWRDFNLDRKERDFQDVIVLRKK, encoded by the coding sequence ATGATTAAACGAAATCTTTTTTACAAACTTTCGCCACGATATAGATTTATCGCACGGAAGCTTTATTATGCTCCTATAGACTTCTTGGAAGGCATTTCTGGTAAACGTGAAAAATACATCCCTAAAAAAGGCGATATCTATACCGGACCCGGCGATTTTAAAAAAATAGGCGAACAACATTTATATTTATTGCAAAAATATGCACAGTTGCAACCTACGGACAGAATTTTGGACATTGGCAGTGGTATGGGACGAACGGCTGTTCCTTTAACAAAATTTCTTACAAAAGGTGCAAAATACGAGGGTTTTGATGTGGTCGAAAAAGGTGTGAATTGGTGTAATAAAACAATAAAATCGGACTTCCCGAATTTTAATTTTAAATTCATCCCATTAAACAATGATTTGTACAACGAGCACAAAGACACTGCAGACAAATTTGTTTTCCCTTATGATAATAACTCATTTGAAAAAGCATTTTTATTCTCTGTTTTCACCCACATGCGTGTTGAAGAAATTAAAAACTACATCTTCGAAATTGAGCGTGTCTTGACTTCTGGCGGTAGATGTTTAGCAACATTTTTCATTTATGATAAAAAAGATGATTTAAGCAATTTTCCTGGCTTCAAATTCCCATATGAAAAAGACGGATATAGACTTTTAGATGAAAAAGTACAAGGGGCGAATATCGCATTAGAATACTCTTTTTTAGAAAAAATAATTACAGATGCCGGTTTAGAATTAGAACATTATATTATGGGCTTCTGGAGAGATTTTAACCTAGATAGAAAAGAAAGAGACTTCCAAGATGTGATTGTCTTAAGAAAGAAATAA
- the pgi gene encoding glucose-6-phosphate isomerase, producing MLPKINPSQTLAWKALDEHFANNDFDLRTLFRYNPNRFKDFSIETDDLLFDFSKNLIDSKTLELLLNLAEETNLKEAIHQMFSGQKINETENRAVLHTALRDFSETPIWVDGKNIKPDIQEVLKQMKVFSESVISGEHKGFTGQEITDIVNIGIGGSDLGPVMVCSALKHYKTRLDVHFVSNVDGNHLAEVVKNLNPETTLFIIASKTFTTQETMTNAESAKDWFLKSGANQNDVAKHFVALSTNAEKVRDFGILEENTFEFWDWVGGRYSLWSAIGLSIVLAVGYENFEELLKGAEATDIHFKTKNFNENIPVLMGLLGIWYRNFFAASTYAILPYSQYLDRFPAYLQQGDMESNGKSVDRNGNFVEYETGPIIWGEPGTNGQHAFYQLIHQGTELVPSDFIAFAKSCNPMSDHQDKLLANFFAQTEALAFGKTEEEVLAELEQEGKSEEEIDLLLNYKIFVGNTPTNSILIKELNPRSLGQLIALYEHKIFVQGIIWNIFSFDQFGVELGKVLANKILPELKNNKLITSHDSSTNALINYYKTNK from the coding sequence TAATGATTTCGACCTGAGAACATTGTTTCGGTACAATCCCAATCGTTTCAAGGATTTTTCTATTGAAACTGACGATTTACTTTTCGATTTTTCCAAAAACTTGATTGATTCTAAAACTTTAGAATTGTTATTAAATCTTGCTGAAGAAACGAATTTAAAAGAAGCTATTCATCAAATGTTTTCTGGTCAAAAAATTAATGAAACCGAAAACAGAGCCGTTCTCCATACCGCGTTACGCGACTTTTCCGAAACGCCAATTTGGGTAGATGGCAAGAATATCAAACCTGATATCCAAGAGGTTTTAAAACAAATGAAAGTTTTTTCAGAATCGGTTATTTCTGGTGAGCACAAAGGTTTTACAGGTCAAGAAATTACAGATATTGTTAACATTGGCATTGGCGGGTCAGACCTTGGACCGGTTATGGTTTGCTCAGCTTTAAAACATTACAAAACACGTCTGGATGTTCATTTTGTATCGAATGTCGATGGCAATCATTTGGCGGAAGTTGTTAAAAATCTTAATCCTGAAACAACGCTTTTTATCATTGCTTCCAAAACCTTTACAACTCAGGAAACGATGACCAATGCGGAATCTGCAAAGGATTGGTTTTTGAAATCTGGCGCCAATCAAAACGACGTTGCAAAACATTTTGTCGCGCTGTCCACAAATGCTGAAAAAGTTAGAGATTTCGGAATTTTAGAAGAAAATACTTTTGAATTTTGGGATTGGGTTGGTGGCCGTTATTCTTTATGGAGCGCTATTGGACTTAGCATTGTTTTAGCAGTTGGATACGAGAATTTTGAAGAATTATTGAAAGGTGCGGAAGCGACAGACATCCATTTCAAAACTAAAAACTTTAACGAAAACATCCCTGTTTTGATGGGACTTTTAGGGATTTGGTATCGCAATTTTTTTGCCGCTAGCACTTATGCCATTTTGCCTTACTCTCAATATTTAGATCGTTTTCCTGCTTATTTGCAACAAGGCGACATGGAAAGCAACGGAAAATCTGTTGACCGAAACGGCAATTTTGTGGAATATGAAACTGGCCCGATTATTTGGGGAGAACCAGGGACCAATGGGCAACACGCCTTTTATCAACTTATTCACCAAGGTACAGAATTAGTCCCTTCGGATTTTATTGCATTCGCAAAATCTTGTAATCCAATGTCAGACCATCAAGATAAACTATTGGCGAATTTTTTTGCACAAACTGAAGCTTTAGCTTTTGGGAAAACAGAGGAAGAAGTTTTAGCAGAATTAGAACAAGAAGGCAAATCGGAAGAAGAAATAGATTTGTTATTAAATTATAAAATATTCGTTGGAAATACACCAACTAATTCCATACTCATCAAAGAGTTAAACCCAAGAAGTCTTGGCCAGCTTATAGCGCTTTATGAACACAAAATTTTTGTGCAGGGCATTATTTGGAACATTTTCAGTTTTGACCAGTTTGGGGTAGAATTAGGAAAAGTTTTAGCTAATAAAATTTTACCAGAACTTAAAAACAACAAGCTAATCACAAGCCACGATTCGTCAACGAATGCTTTGATTAATTACTATAAAACTAATAAATGA